A genomic window from Mesorhizobium sp. 131-2-1 includes:
- a CDS encoding carboxymuconolactone decarboxylase family protein — protein sequence MLAAACALILTLAPAPAQADDYDATLKDIQSTMGGVPSFVKQFPKAGLPGAWAEVKAIELSDKTALPPKVKSLISLAVAAQIPCNYCIWSDTQDAKRAGATDEEIQEAVAMAALTRHWSTIFNGMQVDFEQFKKEMGGE from the coding sequence CCTTGATCCTGACCTTGGCCCCGGCGCCCGCCCAGGCCGATGACTACGACGCGACGCTGAAGGACATCCAGTCGACCATGGGCGGCGTGCCGAGCTTCGTGAAACAGTTCCCGAAGGCCGGTCTGCCCGGCGCCTGGGCCGAGGTCAAGGCCATCGAGCTCAGCGACAAGACGGCGCTGCCGCCGAAGGTGAAATCGCTGATCTCTCTGGCGGTCGCCGCGCAGATCCCATGCAACTACTGCATCTGGTCGGACACGCAGGACGCCAAGCGCGCGGGCGCCACCGACGAGGAGATCCAGGAGGCGGTGGCGATGGCGGCGCTGACCCGCCACTGGAGCACGATCTTCAACGGCATGCAGGTCGATTTCGAGCAGTTCAAGAAGGAGATGGGCGGGGAGTAG
- a CDS encoding UDP-glucuronic acid decarboxylase family protein yields MSRIMKVVKLGQGAGRKGANADRGRALVAGGAGFLGSHLCERLLLDGYEVVVLDNFHTGKRYNLNGMHRDPFFTCIKHDIVDALPMDLAVDEIYNLACPASPPHYQADPIHTFKTSVLGSINLLELARRHKAKIFQASTSEIYGDPLVHPQPESYFGNVNTHGPRSCYDEGKRSAETLFYDYSRTYGIDVRVARIFNTYGPRMQPDDGRVVSNFIVQALRGEDITVYGSGTQTRSFCFVDDLIEGFVRLMNAPAAAPHPVNLGNPVEFTIMELAELVVGYTNSRSRIVHRPLPVDDPKQRKPDISFARQHLGWEPKVALSEGLAHTTAYFDALLGGRRFAAPRSSLRWVREAAVS; encoded by the coding sequence ATGAGCAGGATTATGAAGGTCGTGAAGCTCGGCCAGGGGGCTGGCCGCAAAGGCGCCAATGCCGATCGTGGCCGTGCGCTGGTCGCCGGTGGCGCGGGCTTCCTGGGTTCGCATTTGTGCGAAAGATTGCTGCTCGACGGCTACGAGGTCGTCGTCCTCGACAACTTCCACACCGGAAAGCGCTACAACCTCAACGGCATGCATCGCGACCCGTTCTTCACCTGCATCAAGCACGACATCGTCGACGCATTGCCGATGGACCTTGCGGTCGACGAGATCTACAACCTCGCCTGCCCCGCCTCCCCGCCGCATTACCAGGCCGATCCGATCCATACGTTCAAGACGAGCGTGCTGGGTTCGATCAACCTTCTGGAGCTCGCCCGCCGCCACAAGGCCAAGATCTTCCAGGCTTCGACCTCCGAGATCTACGGCGACCCGCTGGTGCATCCGCAGCCCGAGAGCTATTTCGGCAACGTCAACACGCATGGCCCGCGCTCCTGCTATGACGAGGGCAAGCGCTCGGCCGAAACGCTGTTCTACGACTATTCGCGGACATACGGCATCGACGTCCGTGTCGCCCGCATCTTCAACACCTATGGCCCGCGCATGCAGCCCGACGACGGCCGCGTGGTGTCGAACTTCATCGTCCAGGCGCTGCGCGGCGAGGACATTACCGTCTACGGCAGCGGCACGCAGACGCGCTCCTTCTGCTTCGTGGACGACCTCATTGAAGGCTTCGTCCGGCTGATGAACGCCCCGGCGGCGGCGCCGCATCCGGTCAATCTCGGCAACCCCGTCGAGTTCACCATCATGGAGCTGGCAGAGCTGGTCGTCGGTTACACGAATTCCCGCTCGCGCATCGTGCACCGGCCGCTGCCGGTCGACGATCCGAAGCAGCGCAAGCCCGATATTTCCTTCGCCAGGCAGCATCTCGGCTGGGAGCCGAAGGTCGCCTTGAGCGAAGGCCTCGCCCACACCACGGCGTATTTCGACGCATTGCTCGGCGGCCGCCGGTTCGCCGCCCCGCGCAGCAGCCTCAGGTGGGTCAGGGAGGCTGCGGTGTCATGA
- the galE gene encoding UDP-glucose 4-epimerase GalE: MTRRPVLVTGGAGFIGSHTCKLLSAGGYLPVVYDNLSRGNEESVCWGPLIVGDIRDRRALERVITTRRPQAIIHFAALAYVGESVGEPADYYSTNVAGTIAVLDVARAHGIDNIIFSSSCATYGVPETLPVRETSPQNPISPYGRTKLMGEQIIKDYASAYGMKYAILRYFNACGADPEGELGEWHTPETHLIPRVLMAASGMIDAIEVFGTDYDTVDGTCVRDYIHVSDLARAHLKALMHLEAGGESLSVNLGTGRGVSINEILDAVGRMTARPVPVVHRARRPGDPAELYADPSLAREQLGFVAELSDIDTIVRTAAPFFGLGPAMPAPAISVPTATAASRARRAPHDTNTGKQRQPARLAVVPVSNASGRGLAELG; the protein is encoded by the coding sequence ATGACTCGTCGCCCGGTCCTCGTAACCGGTGGCGCCGGCTTCATCGGCAGCCACACCTGCAAGCTGCTCTCGGCAGGCGGTTACCTGCCGGTGGTCTACGACAATTTGAGCCGCGGCAACGAGGAATCCGTCTGCTGGGGTCCGCTGATCGTCGGCGATATCCGCGATCGTCGGGCGCTCGAACGGGTGATCACCACCCGTCGGCCACAGGCGATCATCCACTTCGCAGCACTCGCCTATGTTGGCGAGTCGGTCGGTGAGCCGGCCGACTATTATTCGACCAACGTGGCGGGAACGATCGCGGTGCTCGATGTGGCGCGGGCGCATGGCATCGACAACATCATCTTTTCCTCGAGCTGCGCGACCTACGGCGTGCCCGAAACCCTGCCGGTGCGCGAGACCTCGCCGCAGAACCCGATCAGCCCCTATGGACGCACCAAGCTGATGGGCGAGCAGATCATCAAGGACTATGCCTCGGCCTACGGCATGAAATACGCGATCCTGCGCTACTTCAACGCCTGCGGCGCCGATCCCGAGGGAGAGCTTGGCGAATGGCATACGCCTGAAACGCACCTGATACCCAGAGTGCTGATGGCAGCGTCCGGCATGATCGACGCGATCGAGGTTTTCGGCACCGACTACGACACGGTCGACGGCACCTGCGTGCGCGACTACATCCATGTCAGCGACCTTGCCCGCGCGCACCTCAAGGCCCTGATGCATCTGGAAGCCGGCGGCGAAAGCCTGTCGGTCAATCTCGGTACCGGCCGAGGCGTATCCATCAACGAGATCCTGGACGCGGTCGGCCGCATGACGGCGCGCCCGGTTCCGGTCGTCCATCGGGCTCGGCGTCCCGGCGACCCGGCCGAACTCTATGCCGATCCGAGCTTGGCGCGCGAGCAGTTGGGCTTCGTGGCGGAGCTGTCCGACATCGACACCATTGTCAGGACGGCCGCGCCCTTCTTCGGACTCGGGCCGGCAATGCCGGCGCCAGCAATCTCTGTCCCGACTGCCACGGCCGCGTCGCGCGCCAGACGCGCGCCGCACGACACGAACACCGGCAAACAACGCCAGCCCGCAAGGCTAGCAGTCGTCCCTGTGAGTAATGCGTCGGGGCGCGGGCTCGCTGAGTTGGGTTGA
- a CDS encoding DUF995 domain-containing protein, with amino-acid sequence MALIACGGFAAAANTAAAKDRAPTQAVPTAFEMQLFYADRTWNWQDGAAYFAQDRRLRAWTAEQGSTSIAEGRWLLTNDGKMCMELVWRSKTYAATPVRTCFSHRIQDGNVEQRKDPDGGWYSFKHASDHPADEHQKFQEGDAKSIEFDTARKLVESKG; translated from the coding sequence ATGGCTCTCATCGCCTGTGGCGGGTTTGCCGCTGCCGCGAATACGGCCGCCGCGAAGGATCGCGCCCCCACCCAGGCCGTTCCAACGGCGTTCGAGATGCAGCTGTTCTATGCGGACCGTACGTGGAACTGGCAGGATGGAGCCGCCTATTTTGCGCAGGACAGGCGCCTGCGCGCCTGGACGGCCGAGCAAGGTTCCACTTCCATCGCCGAAGGCAGATGGCTGCTGACCAATGACGGCAAGATGTGCATGGAGCTTGTCTGGCGCTCCAAGACCTATGCCGCGACGCCGGTCCGCACCTGCTTCAGCCATCGTATCCAGGACGGCAATGTCGAGCAGCGCAAGGATCCGGATGGCGGGTGGTACAGCTTCAAGCACGCGTCCGACCACCCCGCTGACGAACACCAGAAATTCCAGGAAGGCGATGCCAAGAGCATCGAATTCGATACGGCGCGCAAGCTGGTGGAGTCGAAGGGCTGA
- a CDS encoding lysylphosphatidylglycerol synthase domain-containing protein produces MKRAVSIVVTLALLAWLASDARWKMVGDAFDRVTPAAFVAVAVALFVTYVLRALRVCDEFRGEVNGRFGACLRVILIHNAMINVVPFRGGETAFPLLLRQVFGIPIMRASASLLWFRLQDAFVVAILACLVWPGLHPALRAAGIAALTIAAWYLPRWARAPHDWAGRGRLVAKLGLLRDIFTEATGRSRYGWWWTVANWALKLSVQAWLLALMLGTSFTTAFPGVVGAEGAAILPVQGVAGFGTYEAGAAAALLTSGIAVKSGLQAALALHLFIFGSAIATGAIAWLFPSKSTLPESPAAETARKSSL; encoded by the coding sequence TTGAAACGAGCAGTCTCGATAGTCGTTACCCTGGCGCTGCTGGCCTGGCTTGCCAGCGACGCGCGCTGGAAGATGGTGGGCGACGCATTCGACCGTGTCACGCCTGCCGCCTTCGTGGCCGTGGCCGTTGCCTTGTTCGTCACCTACGTGCTGCGCGCGCTGCGCGTCTGCGACGAATTCCGCGGCGAGGTGAACGGTCGTTTCGGCGCCTGCCTGCGCGTCATCCTGATCCATAACGCGATGATCAATGTCGTGCCTTTCCGTGGCGGCGAGACAGCCTTTCCGCTGCTTTTGCGCCAGGTTTTCGGCATCCCGATCATGCGCGCCAGCGCATCGCTTCTGTGGTTCCGGCTGCAGGACGCCTTCGTCGTCGCCATCCTCGCCTGCCTGGTGTGGCCAGGGCTGCATCCAGCGCTGCGGGCCGCGGGGATCGCGGCGCTGACAATTGCCGCCTGGTATCTGCCCCGCTGGGCGCGCGCGCCGCACGACTGGGCGGGGCGCGGCCGGCTGGTGGCCAAGCTCGGCCTCCTTCGCGACATCTTCACCGAGGCTACGGGACGCTCCCGCTACGGCTGGTGGTGGACGGTCGCCAACTGGGCGCTGAAGCTTTCGGTGCAGGCATGGCTGCTGGCGCTGATGCTGGGGACATCCTTCACCACCGCCTTTCCGGGCGTGGTCGGCGCCGAGGGCGCGGCTATCTTGCCGGTGCAGGGCGTTGCCGGCTTCGGCACCTATGAGGCGGGCGCGGCGGCGGCGCTGCTCACCTCCGGCATCGCCGTGAAAAGCGGTCTGCAGGCGGCGCTCGCGCTGCATCTGTTCATCTTCGGCTCGGCCATCGCCACCGGCGCGATCGCCTGGCTGTTCCCCTCGAAATCGACGCTGCCGGAAAGTCCGGCGGCGGAAACAGCAAGGAAGTCCTCGCTATGA
- a CDS encoding glycosyltransferase family 2 protein, which produces MNLLPIPASGLPDGAVMPEHRLSIVIPMYNEADNVEPLLARIHQAMEGYSQPWEVVLVDDGSTDATPAEIRRLAAEYGQHVHAVELVRNYKQTAAMQAGLDAARGDVIATLDGDLQNDPFDIPRMVYRLLTEDLDLVAGWRKDRQEGFLMRRLPSRIANRLIARVTGVRLKDYGCSLKIFRGSVIRSVRLYGEMHRFIPAWLATVTTPRRIAQEVVTHHPRIHGQSKYGISRTFRVVLDLVFMYFFMRYRTRPGHFFGGIGIVLGALGSLVLAYLLCLKLFLGQDIGTRPMLFTGFFLLIAGVQMVTSGVLAEMLARVYHEANGASAYVARPRPDQAEGDGWHRPAP; this is translated from the coding sequence ATGAACCTGCTGCCCATCCCTGCATCGGGGTTGCCCGACGGCGCGGTCATGCCCGAGCATAGGCTTTCGATCGTCATTCCGATGTACAACGAGGCCGACAATGTCGAGCCTCTGCTCGCCCGCATCCACCAGGCGATGGAAGGCTACAGCCAACCCTGGGAAGTGGTGCTCGTCGACGATGGCAGCACGGACGCGACGCCGGCTGAGATCCGGCGGCTCGCCGCCGAGTACGGGCAGCATGTGCACGCGGTCGAGCTGGTCCGCAACTACAAGCAGACTGCCGCCATGCAGGCGGGACTCGACGCCGCGCGCGGCGACGTCATCGCCACCCTCGACGGCGACCTGCAGAACGACCCGTTCGACATACCGCGCATGGTCTACCGCCTGCTGACCGAAGACCTCGACCTCGTCGCCGGCTGGCGCAAGGACCGCCAGGAGGGCTTTCTGATGCGCCGCCTGCCCTCGCGCATCGCCAACAGGCTGATCGCGCGCGTCACAGGCGTGCGACTGAAGGATTACGGCTGCAGCCTGAAGATCTTCCGCGGCAGCGTCATCCGCAGTGTCAGGCTCTATGGCGAGATGCACCGCTTCATCCCTGCCTGGCTGGCGACGGTGACGACGCCGCGGCGCATCGCGCAGGAAGTGGTGACCCACCACCCGCGCATCCACGGCCAGTCCAAATATGGCATCTCGCGCACCTTCAGGGTCGTGCTCGACCTTGTGTTCATGTATTTCTTCATGCGCTACCGCACCCGGCCCGGACATTTCTTCGGCGGCATTGGCATCGTGCTCGGCGCGCTGGGCTCGCTGGTGCTTGCCTATCTCTTGTGCCTGAAACTGTTCCTCGGCCAGGACATCGGCACGCGCCCGATGCTGTTCACCGGCTTCTTCCTGCTTATCGCCGGGGTGCAGATGGTGACGTCCGGCGTGCTGGCGGAAATGCTGGCGCGCGTCTATCACGAGGCGAACGGGGCGTCGGCCTATGTTGCGCGGCCGCGGCCGGATCAAGCGGAAGGCGACGGCTGGCATCGCCCGGCGCCATGA
- a CDS encoding sulfatase-like hydrolase/transferase produces the protein MSVRRASKASPVSAQDARFRRMSLQIICTGLLSWLLLGVYRSVIVDPQTTLGGLVASLPKGLASSYYDLVVIASLTAAALILLVLLKASRLGSAIVFFLFYLAVLVSLSWGFANINLVKMLGEPFTFQWLVYGDFLQNADARNAMGDALNITEVSILSVSIALVLGLGYAAARLWLRLGVIGHRILLGTLVLGVAGALAGTGYHVHAEALPAAKIDNPIVHFVESALLSPTPVVLTMSANDKDPDVASVGERPPETSSFKAPTPNPIKNVLIFMMESVPSKYIETFGGKYPVTPSIKSYAADSIRFDNIYAHAPSTHYSIFSLFTSMYNDISYYGMTSRYPYLPLDSISNTLSAHSFRTGYFWSADSRFQRVDEFLLNKGLGTIQDYRGQKCATPTFQLSSEQWKNMDYNSDLCTAQSIIDWMNKDPGNPFFAIMFTAMTHYPYITDSPMFSKMAPSSHDKGLVHYSDDEKFNSYLNALKVGDTALGEILESLKQSGKLDSTLVVILGDHGEAFGEHGDYVHASAIYEENIHIPLIMINKHLFHDQVVHSVGGIVDIAPTILDILGLPLPKQWQGRSLFSEQRPNKTFFFNPWSGFLFGYREDDRKVIFNATTGKVEEYDLKADPDERTNLFNDASDRNALLQPIAGWVQSQRRRIADLVAAEAKNSARCTVTSLEIDAVGTEFQGPPRLDVLVDSKPVAEIDVSGVQSKAITPNEIGVELQAASADAKPFRVDLSAVPSPHLIELRFVNDLWAGGGKPGDRNLFIKSIKVNGQLVPNSRLHIDNKATGYTDGSGTSMYNNGSLWVNGPFVDGCV, from the coding sequence GTGAGCGTCCGGAGAGCATCGAAGGCGAGCCCGGTTTCGGCGCAGGACGCGCGTTTCCGGCGCATGAGCCTGCAGATCATTTGCACTGGTCTGCTGTCGTGGCTGCTGCTTGGCGTCTACCGAAGCGTCATCGTCGATCCGCAAACCACGTTAGGGGGCCTTGTGGCATCCCTCCCCAAGGGATTGGCATCGAGCTACTACGACCTCGTCGTCATAGCATCGCTGACCGCGGCAGCCTTGATCTTGCTCGTTCTGCTCAAGGCCAGCCGTCTTGGGTCCGCCATCGTCTTCTTCTTGTTCTACCTTGCCGTCCTGGTGTCGCTGAGCTGGGGGTTTGCCAACATAAATCTGGTCAAGATGCTGGGCGAGCCCTTTACCTTCCAGTGGCTGGTCTATGGCGACTTCCTCCAGAATGCGGACGCCAGGAACGCCATGGGCGACGCGCTGAACATCACGGAAGTCTCTATCCTGTCGGTGTCCATCGCGCTGGTGCTCGGTCTCGGCTATGCGGCGGCCAGATTGTGGCTGCGGCTGGGTGTCATCGGTCACAGGATCCTTCTGGGCACACTCGTGCTGGGTGTCGCGGGCGCCTTGGCCGGCACGGGCTATCACGTGCATGCGGAAGCGCTGCCGGCGGCGAAGATCGACAATCCGATCGTGCATTTCGTCGAATCGGCCCTGCTCAGTCCGACGCCGGTGGTGCTGACCATGAGCGCCAACGACAAGGATCCAGATGTCGCCAGCGTCGGCGAACGTCCGCCGGAAACCTCCAGCTTCAAGGCGCCAACGCCGAATCCCATCAAGAACGTGCTGATCTTCATGATGGAGTCGGTGCCGTCAAAATACATCGAGACGTTTGGCGGCAAGTACCCGGTCACGCCGAGCATCAAGAGCTATGCCGCGGATTCGATACGCTTCGACAACATCTACGCGCATGCCCCTTCCACGCACTACTCGATATTTTCGCTGTTCACGTCGATGTACAACGACATTTCATACTACGGCATGACCAGCAGATATCCTTACCTGCCGCTGGATTCGATCTCCAATACGCTTTCGGCGCACAGCTTCCGCACCGGGTATTTCTGGAGCGCGGATTCCCGCTTCCAGCGTGTCGACGAGTTTCTGCTCAACAAGGGCCTGGGCACGATCCAGGATTATCGCGGGCAAAAATGCGCCACTCCCACCTTCCAGCTCAGTTCCGAGCAGTGGAAGAACATGGACTACAACAGCGATCTCTGCACGGCACAGTCGATCATCGACTGGATGAACAAGGATCCGGGGAATCCCTTCTTTGCCATCATGTTCACGGCGATGACCCACTACCCCTACATCACCGACAGTCCGATGTTTTCCAAGATGGCGCCTTCTTCTCACGACAAGGGGCTGGTCCACTATTCGGACGACGAGAAGTTCAACTCCTATCTCAACGCCTTGAAGGTCGGCGACACCGCGCTTGGCGAGATACTTGAGTCGCTAAAGCAGTCCGGCAAGCTCGATTCGACGTTGGTTGTGATCCTTGGCGATCACGGCGAGGCGTTCGGAGAGCATGGAGACTATGTCCATGCCAGCGCGATCTATGAGGAAAACATCCACATCCCCCTCATCATGATCAACAAGCATCTGTTCCACGACCAGGTCGTGCACTCCGTAGGCGGAATCGTCGACATCGCCCCGACCATCCTCGACATACTCGGGCTTCCATTGCCGAAGCAGTGGCAGGGGCGCAGCCTGTTCAGCGAGCAGCGGCCGAACAAGACCTTCTTCTTCAATCCCTGGAGCGGCTTCCTGTTCGGCTACCGGGAGGACGATCGCAAGGTCATCTTCAACGCCACCACGGGCAAGGTGGAGGAGTACGACCTCAAGGCCGATCCCGACGAGAGGACAAACCTCTTCAACGACGCCAGCGACCGAAACGCGCTGCTGCAGCCGATCGCCGGATGGGTGCAATCGCAGCGGCGGCGCATCGCCGATCTGGTCGCCGCCGAGGCGAAGAACAGCGCGCGCTGCACCGTCACCAGTCTGGAGATCGATGCCGTTGGCACCGAGTTCCAGGGGCCGCCCCGCCTGGACGTTCTGGTGGACAGCAAGCCCGTCGCCGAGATCGACGTCTCGGGCGTGCAAAGCAAGGCCATCACGCCCAACGAGATCGGGGTGGAGCTGCAGGCGGCATCAGCCGATGCCAAGCCGTTCCGTGTCGACCTCAGCGCCGTGCCGAGCCCGCATTTGATCGAGCTTCGTTTCGTCAACGATCTGTGGGCAGGCGGGGGCAAGCCAGGCGATCGCAACCTATTCATCAAGAGCATCAAGGTGAACGGCCAGCTGGTGCCGAACAGCCGGCTGCATATCGACAACAAGGCCACCGGCTACACCGACGGCAGCGGCACCAGCATGTACAACAACGGTTCGCTGTGGGTGAACGGCCCCTTTGTCGACGGATGCGTGTAG
- a CDS encoding sulfotransferase domain-containing protein, translating to MQSCQKFVLIASPRTGSQALNRHLNQYDGMVMHGEVFNPAFVGLRHNYHDKMNLPREGVEARDADPEQFIARIFDDPAARFVGFHIFPEQTRPAVLPVLEDESVKKLWLVRNPVASFVSLLEAEASGIWTVHASEPLPSGNHRKKVHFDIGRFNSYLNELNLFRAKIKSVLFETAQPYFPIHYGDIADPLVGNAIIAYLGGSQRLDRFETEILKPPLRPFVERIENYWEFTAYFRAISTEAFYALG from the coding sequence ATGCAATCTTGCCAAAAGTTCGTGCTTATCGCCTCGCCGAGGACCGGATCCCAGGCGCTCAACCGTCATCTCAACCAGTATGACGGGATGGTGATGCATGGCGAGGTCTTCAATCCGGCCTTTGTCGGCCTGCGCCACAACTACCACGACAAGATGAACCTGCCGCGTGAGGGCGTCGAGGCGCGGGACGCCGACCCCGAGCAATTCATCGCGCGGATCTTCGACGACCCGGCGGCACGCTTTGTCGGCTTCCACATATTCCCCGAACAGACGCGGCCGGCCGTTCTTCCGGTGCTGGAAGACGAGAGCGTCAAGAAGCTCTGGCTCGTCAGGAACCCGGTAGCGTCCTTCGTTTCACTGCTCGAGGCGGAGGCATCAGGCATCTGGACTGTTCATGCTTCTGAGCCGTTGCCCTCCGGCAACCACCGGAAAAAAGTGCATTTCGACATCGGTCGGTTCAATTCTTACCTCAACGAACTGAACCTGTTTCGGGCCAAGATCAAATCCGTACTGTTCGAGACCGCGCAGCCATATTTCCCGATCCACTATGGCGACATCGCGGATCCGCTGGTCGGAAACGCTATCATCGCCTATCTAGGTGGCTCCCAACGCCTCGACCGTTTCGAGACCGAGATCCTGAAGCCGCCGTTGCGTCCCTTCGTCGAGCGCATCGAGAATTACTGGGAATTCACCGCCTATTTCAGGGCCATTTCCACGGAAGCTTTCTACGCGCTCGGGTGA